The Salvia miltiorrhiza cultivar Shanhuang (shh) chromosome 1, IMPLAD_Smil_shh, whole genome shotgun sequence genome has a window encoding:
- the LOC131005140 gene encoding protein SIEVE ELEMENT OCCLUSION B-like: MLDATVPAGNQQLLRHDRRSMFSDDVALRNQIQATHAYDERSIDTESILLIVKDIFNLVSPGIDGIINGSTNHAGIHDETTALVDSDVIHDTLAFLVNKISIELSCKCSGGGDNHASAVEILNVLSSYTWDAKAVVALASFSVNYGQFWLVANHFTTEPLAKSLAVLKLLPEIIDHSDVMKSRFETINSLVKVSLELTRCISEFRRLPSKYISDEAEPMVVAASHVPIAVYWIVRSLIACSSQVTEILGLSQTASSHTETWELSSLAHKLTSILDSLKTQLQICHRHIDEKKHVEYFESIGHLFGTTPHIDNQRILKKILYLKDDPLPLAIANNKTTKLGVEALKGKTVLLLISDDEISHDELLILGHMYRDSRTRQEFEYEIVWVPLLVLGEMNKFEQLLSRMPWYTLHDPALLEPAVARYIREVWRYTKKPMLVALDPQGKMVSPNAIHMVWIWGNMAYPFTHKRELDLWNHEEWRMQLVVNGLDPTLLKWIQGKKVICLYGGENYEWIREFIKTAREVAAAAPIELEMVYIGRAKSSEERIRRLHNIVAGRSEIWDDPTSIWYFWKRLESMMYSKIHHGAKVVTEEATGSTGNPVAGDHILGEVLTLLTFGGSEQGWALFSQGAGSGPGQMARAKDDPMLKALVEFGKWAEFARQPDGFVPALNDYLAGLHTAEHCNRLILPGVDDIPEMVVCTECHRPMEKYYMYRCCTD, translated from the exons ATGTTGGACGCCACTGTACCAGCTGGAAATCAGCAGCTCCTCCGCCATGACCGCCGTTCGATGTTTTCGGACGACGTTGCGCTGAGGAATCAAATTCAGGCAACACATGCTTACGATGAGCGCTCGATCGACACCGAATCTATTCTTCTCATTGTTAAGGATATCTTCAATCTTGTTTCCCCTGGAATTGATGGAATTATCAAT GGCTCGACTAATCACGCCGGAATCCACGACGAAACGACGGCACTGGTGGACTCTGATGTCATCCACGACACATTAGCCTTTCTAGTGAACAAGATTTCCATTGAG CTGTCCTGCAAGTGCTCCGGCGGCGGCGACAACCACGCCTCGGCAGTGGAGATCCTGAACGTCCTGTCCAGCTACACTTGGGACGCGAAAGCCGTGGTGGCCCTAGCCTCATTCTCCGTCAACTACGGCCAGTTTTGGCTCGTTGCGAACCACTTCACGACTGAGCCGCTGGCCAAATCACTGGCAGTGCTGAAGCTGTTGCCGGAGATAATTGATCATTCAGATgtgatgaagtccagattcgAGACCATCAACAGCCTTGTGAAGGTGTCGCTGGAGCTAACGAGGTGCATTTCTGAGTTTCGTCGTCTGCCTTCGAAATACATATCGGATGAAGCAGAGCCGATGGTAGTTGCTGCGAGTCATGTCCCAATTGCGGTGTATTGGATTGTGAGGAGCTTGATTGCCTGTTCCTCTCAGGTTACTGAGATTCTTGGCCTAAGTCAAAC GGCAAGTTCGCATACAGAGACATGGGAGCTTTCAAGCTTAGCTCACAAGTTGACCAGTATACTGGACAGTCTCAAAACACAACTCCAAATCTGTCATCGACATATAG ATGAGAAGAAACACGTGGAATACTTCGAATCAATCGGGCATCTATTTGGGACGACTCCCCACATCGACAACCAGAGGATACTGAAGAAGATTCTGTATTTGAAGGATGATCCGCTCCCACTTGCAATAGCCAACAACAAAACAACAAAG TTAGGGGTGGAAGCTCTAAAAGGAAAGACAGTGTTGTTGCTGATATCAGATGATGAAATCTCCCATGACGAGCTTCTCATACTGGGGCATATGTATAGAGATTCAAGAACGAGGCAAGAGTTTGAGTACGAAATAGTATGGGTGCCCCTACTCGTGTTGGGAGAAATGAATAAATTCGAGCAGCTGTTGTCGCGTATGCCATGGTACACGTTGCACGACCCCGCCTTGCTAGAGCCGGCCGTGGCAAGGTACATTAGAGAGGTGTGGCGCTACACCAAGAAGCCGATGCTGGTCGCATTGGACCCGCAAGGCAAAATGGTTAGCCCTAATGCCATCCATATGGTGTGGATTTGGGGTAACATGGCCTATCCTTTCACTCATAAACGTGAATTGGACTTGTGGAATCATGAGGAATGGAGGATGCAGCTAGTGGTCAACGGCCTTGATCCAACTCTATTGAAATGG ATCCAAGGTAAAAAGGTGATATGTTTATATGGTGGCGAGAATTACGAGTGGATCCGGGAGTTCATCAAGACAGCAAGAGAAGTTGCCGCCGCTGCTCCGATTGAGCTAGAGATGGTGTACATTGGTAGGGCTAAGAGCAGCGAGGAGCGCATTAGAAGGCTCCACAACATCGTGGCTGGCCGGAGTGAAATATGGGACGATCCCACATCCATTTGGTATTTTTGGAAGAGGCTCGAAAGCATGATGTACTCAAAGATTCACCACGGTGCCAAAGTCGTCACAGAGGAAGCAACGGGATCGACAGGCAATCCCGTTGCTGGAGATCACATCCTTGGTGAGGTGCTCACCCTGCTCACCTTTGGTGGTAGTGAGCAGGGATGGGCACTGTTCAGCCAAGGGGCGGGATCAGGGCCCGGGCAGATGGCTCGGGCTAAAGATGACCCGATGCTGAAAGCCCTAGTAGAATTTGGGAAGTGGGCCGAATTCGCTAGGCAGCCGGACGGATTTGTGCCCGCGCTCAATGATTATTTAGCCGGCCTTCACACGGCGGAGCACTGCAACCGGCTTATTTTGCCGGGGGTCGATGACATTCCGGAGATGGTCGTCTGCACGGAGTGTCACCGACCCATGGAGAAGTACTACATGTACCGTTGTTGCACGGATTGA